In a genomic window of Methanosarcina horonobensis HB-1 = JCM 15518:
- a CDS encoding ChaB family protein has protein sequence MPYKSNSELPDTVKENLPEHGQDIYREAFNNAWEEYKDPSERKGDASREETAHKVAWSAVKKKYEKDSKGNWVEKD, from the coding sequence ATGCCATATAAAAGTAATTCTGAACTGCCGGATACAGTTAAGGAGAACCTGCCTGAGCACGGCCAAGATATCTACAGAGAGGCCTTCAACAACGCCTGGGAAGAATATAAGGATCCTTCAGAGAGAAAAGGAGACGCTTCAAGGGAAGAAACTGCCCACAAAGTTGCCTGGAGCGCAGTCAAAAAGAAGTACGAGAAGGATTCTAAAGGGAATTGGGTGGAAAAGGACTGA
- a CDS encoding PAS domain-containing sensor histidine kinase translates to MKEKRLHPDQYKERSFSFGDDVSLINDSYNDHSHNNKPCKHNSHKDSPHNDYSRNLEKIVTNSRTKDILSAADEGMYRSFFKENNEVTLLVNPESFDIIDANEAACKYYGWTLEEIIGKQINHINALSNEEIQAEIKRAACENRSYFFFKHRLANGRTRDVEVYSGSMELNSQNLLYFIVHDITERKLAEEELRRKEMQLRTAQKIGHVGSWEIDLNSGNVDASEEAKRIYGLEDEQITLKRIQNMPLPEYRPVLDKAMNELLERNLPYDVEFRIRRQNDGIIRIIHSVAEYYAERNAVIGMIQDITEYKQSEKSLVEEASWRRILMEQSRDGIVIIDQNGKVFESNPRYAEMLGYSPEEMQMLHMWDWDIHYTREQLLEMLRLADNKGILHETRQRRKDGTLIDVEINANAAMFGERKLSFCVCRDITGRKQTEEELLNSKLAAEAASKSKDQFLATMSHELRTPLNSIIGFSDILLEEMFGNLNEKQKAYINNISKGGKHLLNLINDILDLSKVEAGEMKLDYEKFHVSRAVDEVKASIVPLAVKKEIHLDVKVDPQLGIIRADKTKFKQILYNLTSNAIKFTREKGEVTIEARRFGKLVQISVKDTGIGISKSDMDKLFQPFKQLNPYLTREHEGTGLGLALVKKFIEMHKGRIRVESKIGEGSIFTFVIPFDSKDHEQSRTKN, encoded by the coding sequence ATGAAAGAAAAACGACTTCATCCAGATCAGTATAAAGAGAGGTCATTCTCCTTCGGAGACGACGTCTCTTTGATCAATGATTCTTATAATGATCACTCTCATAACAATAAGCCATGTAAACATAATTCTCATAAAGATTCTCCTCATAACGATTATTCTCGTAATCTCGAAAAGATAGTTACGAATAGCCGGACAAAAGATATCCTATCGGCGGCAGATGAGGGCATGTACAGGTCCTTTTTTAAGGAAAATAATGAAGTAACCCTTCTTGTCAACCCTGAGAGTTTCGATATTATTGATGCAAATGAAGCTGCATGTAAGTATTATGGCTGGACACTCGAAGAGATAATAGGCAAACAAATTAACCATATAAACGCTTTGTCAAACGAAGAGATTCAGGCTGAAATAAAAAGAGCTGCATGCGAAAACAGGAGTTACTTTTTCTTTAAGCATCGTCTTGCAAATGGTCGAACCCGTGATGTCGAAGTTTACAGCGGCTCAATGGAACTTAATTCCCAAAATTTGCTCTATTTCATAGTTCACGATATTACCGAGCGCAAGTTAGCAGAAGAGGAGTTACGAAGGAAAGAAATGCAGCTTCGCACTGCACAAAAAATCGGGCATGTTGGAAGCTGGGAGATTGACTTAAACTCCGGAAACGTGGATGCTTCAGAAGAAGCAAAACGAATATACGGACTTGAAGACGAACAGATTACCCTTAAAAGAATACAAAATATGCCTCTGCCTGAGTACCGTCCGGTTCTGGACAAAGCCATGAATGAGCTTTTGGAAAGAAATTTACCTTATGACGTGGAGTTCAGGATAAGAAGACAAAACGATGGCATTATCCGTATTATACATTCCGTGGCTGAATATTATGCTGAAAGAAATGCAGTTATCGGAATGATCCAGGATATTACCGAATACAAACAGTCCGAAAAATCACTGGTAGAAGAAGCTAGCTGGCGGCGTATCCTCATGGAACAGTCAAGGGACGGGATAGTCATTATCGACCAGAATGGTAAGGTTTTCGAGTCAAACCCGCGATATGCTGAAATGCTTGGCTATTCTCCCGAGGAAATGCAGATGCTGCACATGTGGGATTGGGATATTCACTACACACGTGAGCAATTGCTGGAAATGCTTCGGCTCGCTGACAATAAAGGAATCCTTCATGAAACACGTCAGCGCCGCAAAGACGGCACTCTTATTGATGTGGAAATCAACGCAAATGCGGCCATGTTCGGAGAGAGAAAACTGAGTTTTTGCGTGTGCAGGGATATTACTGGGCGTAAACAGACTGAAGAGGAACTGCTGAACTCCAAACTGGCTGCCGAGGCTGCCAGCAAGAGTAAAGATCAGTTCCTGGCTACCATGAGTCACGAGCTAAGAACCCCGCTGAACTCGATCATAGGTTTTTCGGATATATTGCTCGAGGAAATGTTTGGCAACCTAAACGAAAAACAGAAAGCCTATATAAACAACATTTCAAAAGGGGGCAAACATTTACTAAATCTTATTAATGACATCCTTGATCTCTCGAAAGTTGAAGCCGGTGAGATGAAACTCGATTACGAGAAGTTCCATGTTTCTCGTGCAGTTGATGAAGTTAAAGCATCAATAGTCCCTCTTGCGGTAAAGAAGGAGATCCATCTGGATGTCAAAGTAGATCCACAGCTTGGAATAATCCGTGCAGATAAAACCAAATTCAAACAAATCCTATACAACCTTACAAGTAATGCTATAAAGTTTACCCGAGAAAAGGGTGAAGTGACAATAGAAGCACGGCGTTTTGGCAAATTAGTTCAGATCAGTGTAAAAGATACAGGTATAGGCATATCAAAGAGTGATATGGACAAACTCTTCCAACCGTTTAAACAATTGAACCCTTACCTCACTCGCGAGCATGAAGGAACAGGACTGGGACTTGCCCTTGTTAAGAAATTTATTGAGATGCACAAAGGCAGAATTCGAGTTGAAAGTAAAATTGGGGAAGGCAGTATCTTTACATTCGTAATCCCATTTGATTCGAAAGACCATGAACAATCCCGAACAAAGAATTGA
- a CDS encoding pentapeptide repeat-containing protein, with protein sequence MVDITGRKDLREADLKGADFRGVDFQGANLEKANLIEANLSGANLKSANLKGADLFEANFERTHLEEAHLTWADLRWANFKAAYLERAHLEGARLEGANLERSDLKEANLEGASLIEANLKGADLEKANLKGANLEGADLEGANLKEAFLGEVYGLSLDRLSKVKTLYDAKLDEKLLITLRENYPALFEKAD encoded by the coding sequence ATGGTGGATATTACGGGGCGAAAAGACCTGCGAGAAGCTGATCTTAAGGGTGCTGACTTTCGAGGAGTTGACTTTCAGGGAGCTAACCTTGAGAAGGCTAATCTTATAGAAGCGAACCTCAGCGGAGCTAACCTTAAAAGCGCTAATCTTAAAGGGGCTGACCTTTTTGAAGCCAACTTTGAGAGAACCCACCTTGAAGAGGCTCACCTTACGTGGGCTGACCTTAGATGGGCTAACTTTAAAGCAGCTTATCTTGAAAGAGCTCATCTCGAAGGAGCCAGACTTGAAGGGGCTAATCTCGAAAGATCTGATCTTAAAGAGGCTAACCTGGAAGGGGCTAGTCTTATAGAGGCTAATCTCAAAGGGGCTGACCTTGAAAAAGCTAACCTGAAAGGAGCAAATCTTGAAGGAGCTGACCTGGAAGGGGCAAACCTTAAAGAGGCTTTCCTTGGAGAGGTTTACGGTTTATCATTAGATCGGCTTTCTAAAGTAAAAACACTTTATGATGCAAAATTGGATGAAAAGCTCCTTATAACGCTAAGAGAGAATTATCCTGCCCTATTTGAAAAAGCTGATTAA
- a CDS encoding DUF1699 family protein yields the protein MRIRVVSSREEIFTLNPNERIVHLAFRPSNKDIFGLVETCPKIEVIQLPKSYMATVSKSIEMFLQIQRVQLIEGDVWGHRKDINEYYAIPSSVIEKIKEMKIEGKSTEEIEKKVAREGKLNPGMVAYILTKETPA from the coding sequence ATGAGAATAAGAGTGGTTAGTTCAAGAGAAGAAATCTTTACATTAAATCCAAACGAAAGAATAGTTCACCTGGCTTTCAGGCCTTCAAACAAGGATATTTTTGGATTGGTAGAGACCTGTCCGAAGATTGAGGTAATCCAGTTACCCAAATCTTATATGGCTACAGTTTCAAAATCTATAGAAATGTTCCTTCAGATACAAAGGGTTCAGCTTATCGAAGGAGATGTATGGGGTCACAGGAAGGACATTAACGAATACTACGCAATTCCGTCCTCAGTGATTGAAAAGATTAAGGAAATGAAGATCGAAGGCAAATCCACTGAGGAAATCGAGAAGAAGGTTGCAAGGGAAGGCAAGCTGAACCCTGGAATGGTCGCTTATATCCTGACAAAAGAAACTCCTGCCTGA
- a CDS encoding DHH family phosphoesterase — protein sequence MTDNKSMILIYYHDDNDGLCSAAVAANYYDRNEFAIKFIPINYGKESWSKEEIKVAEKVWLVDFASDKMDEFVKVCGSKLIWIDHHKTAMEKFPDLWTSSDIPGIRSIEKAACVLTWEFIHSEYVPPPAAVAYIGDKDMWRFEYVETRAFSAGFSLMVKTPDDAVWDVLLSSSSEYGDTVSKMISIGELLLESQSYKIQKAFERGVDCIFHNWKARLVNTTGSISELGEFIYKKPEYDIAIMWQAVEDMVVFSLRSDSGNPDSPDCSEIARQYDGGGHKNAAGFQKKNMDFPGLLLC from the coding sequence ATGACAGACAATAAAAGTATGATTTTAATTTACTACCATGACGACAATGACGGACTCTGTTCAGCCGCTGTCGCTGCGAATTACTATGACCGGAATGAGTTTGCTATAAAGTTTATTCCTATAAACTATGGCAAAGAGTCCTGGAGTAAGGAAGAAATAAAGGTAGCCGAAAAAGTATGGCTTGTTGATTTTGCCAGCGACAAAATGGACGAATTCGTAAAGGTTTGCGGGTCCAAACTGATATGGATAGATCATCATAAGACTGCTATGGAGAAATTTCCTGACCTGTGGACTTCGAGCGATATTCCGGGGATCAGATCCATTGAAAAGGCTGCCTGTGTACTTACATGGGAATTCATTCATTCTGAATATGTTCCACCTCCTGCAGCAGTTGCTTATATCGGTGACAAAGATATGTGGAGGTTTGAGTATGTTGAGACCAGAGCTTTCAGTGCAGGCTTCAGTCTCATGGTCAAAACTCCTGATGATGCCGTATGGGACGTGCTTCTCAGTTCCAGTTCCGAATACGGGGATACAGTAAGTAAAATGATATCAATCGGCGAATTACTCCTGGAATCTCAGAGTTACAAAATTCAAAAGGCATTCGAACGTGGAGTAGATTGCATTTTCCATAACTGGAAAGCTAGGCTTGTAAACACTACCGGGAGTATCTCCGAGCTTGGAGAATTCATCTACAAGAAGCCTGAGTATGATATTGCTATCATGTGGCAGGCTGTGGAGGATATGGTAGTATTCAGCCTGAGGTCTGATTCAGGAAACCCTGACTCACCTGATTGCTCTGAAATTGCCCGGCAATACGATGGCGGAGGACATAAGAATGCTGCAGGGTTCCAGAAAAAGAATATGGATTTCCCAGGTCTGCTTTTGTGTTAG
- the tnpB gene encoding IS200/IS605 family element RNA-guided endonuclease TnpB, with translation MLKAYKYRIYPNKKQKEMIQVHFGACRFVYNWALEQKIKTYEQTKKSISRFDFQHILVHEVKPSNEWLKEANSQALLASLVNVESAFTKFFREKSGFPKFKSKKNPVQSYRMPQHYAVNFEKQIIKLPKIGEVKTILHRRFEGKLKTATISRSSTGKYYISILVDNEKDIPEKQNFSESTTIGIDAGIKDFAVLSNGEKVENPKYLKNSLKRMKALQKRVSRKVKGSKNRNKARQHLSKIHETISNQRNNFQHQLSFRLISENQAIALETLNVKGMVKNHCLAQSISDASLSSFVTKLEYKAEWLGKTILRIGRFEPSSKLCNVCGHHNSNLTLDIREWTCPDCKTKHDRDINAAINIKKFSLQDQNLIVI, from the coding sequence ATGTTAAAAGCCTACAAATATCGAATCTACCCTAACAAAAAACAAAAGGAAATGATACAAGTTCATTTTGGCGCATGTAGATTTGTCTATAACTGGGCTTTAGAACAGAAAATAAAAACTTATGAACAAACTAAGAAATCAATATCAAGGTTTGATTTCCAGCACATTTTAGTCCATGAAGTAAAACCTTCTAACGAATGGTTAAAAGAAGCTAATTCACAGGCTCTACTTGCCTCTTTAGTAAATGTAGAATCAGCATTTACTAAATTCTTTAGAGAAAAATCCGGATTTCCTAAGTTCAAGTCTAAGAAAAATCCGGTTCAATCATATCGAATGCCTCAACATTATGCGGTAAATTTTGAGAAGCAGATAATTAAGCTTCCTAAAATAGGTGAAGTTAAAACCATACTTCATAGAAGGTTTGAAGGCAAACTTAAAACCGCAACAATTTCAAGATCAAGTACAGGAAAATATTATATCAGTATCCTTGTAGATAATGAAAAAGATATTCCTGAAAAGCAGAACTTTTCAGAATCAACTACAATAGGTATTGATGCAGGCATCAAAGATTTTGCAGTTCTATCAAATGGAGAAAAGGTTGAAAATCCAAAATACCTTAAAAATTCTCTAAAAAGAATGAAAGCTCTCCAAAAAAGAGTATCGAGAAAAGTTAAAGGCTCTAAGAATAGGAATAAGGCTAGACAGCATCTTTCAAAAATCCATGAAACTATTAGCAATCAGAGAAATAATTTCCAGCATCAACTCTCTTTCAGACTGATTAGCGAGAACCAAGCTATTGCGCTGGAAACTCTGAATGTTAAAGGTATGGTAAAAAATCATTGTCTGGCTCAGTCCATTTCAGATGCTTCGTTGAGTAGTTTTGTAACAAAATTAGAGTATAAAGCTGAATGGTTGGGAAAAACCATTTTACGAATAGGAAGATTTGAGCCATCTTCTAAATTATGCAATGTTTGTGGGCATCACAATTCTAATCTAACTCTTGATATTAGAGAGTGGACGTGTCCTGATTGCAAAACAAAGCATGACAGAGACATAAATGCTGCAATCAATATCAAAAAGTTCTCTCTTCAAGATCAAAATCTTATAGTTATCTGA
- a CDS encoding GNAT family N-acetyltransferase, giving the protein MHRVLDYRKIDPKIIQKLFWIDYLKVAYMEFRRAQITKSIVYLTGMKRILRDNFGILLLKGWKQLDKGSIVLVDDHVIPEILRIQSEEFQNKSEKDIVRHSKCSREIFYVIKNQNKVIGYCIYYLKPKISFKSFKRQAVIYSIATDRNFRCKGFAERLLKESIKEMKLNRISLIFLYVSVNNVPAIKLYNKTGFVIVEQT; this is encoded by the coding sequence ATGCACAGGGTACTCGATTACAGGAAAATAGATCCCAAAATTATCCAAAAATTGTTCTGGATAGATTACTTAAAGGTGGCTTATATGGAGTTCAGAAGAGCCCAAATTACTAAATCAATTGTATATTTAACGGGCATGAAGAGAATATTAAGAGATAATTTTGGGATTCTACTTTTAAAGGGATGGAAGCAGTTGGATAAAGGAAGTATTGTACTCGTAGATGACCATGTAATTCCTGAAATTCTTAGAATCCAGTCTGAGGAGTTTCAGAATAAAAGTGAAAAAGATATAGTAAGACATTCAAAGTGTTCCAGAGAAATATTCTATGTCATTAAGAATCAGAATAAAGTTATTGGCTATTGCATATACTACCTTAAGCCTAAGATTTCTTTTAAGAGTTTTAAGAGGCAAGCCGTAATATACTCAATCGCAACCGACAGAAACTTCAGATGCAAAGGCTTTGCTGAGAGACTATTAAAAGAAAGCATTAAGGAAATGAAACTGAATAGAATATCGTTAATTTTTTTATATGTAAGTGTGAATAATGTTCCTGCTATAAAATTATACAACAAAACGGGTTTTGTAATCGTTGAACAAACCTAA
- a CDS encoding lipid II:glycine glycyltransferase FemX, producing the protein MYITSDIDDQKWDEYVKNHPFGNIFQTTSMYYVYEKTKNYFPIKLCAVNEITGKIEGVLNGVTICEMTGLLGKTLLGEFSTRSIIEGGPLVSGNSIDCISKMVIEYDKKVQKKSVYTETWNFNDMKSLLDKVENYDYENHLNFIINLELLEEDLWRQLHRSRRRNINKAIREGIVIEEINHRKMIPVFYDLVKETYKRARIPLADISLFESAFDQLVPKNMVKFFLAKHDDIYLSSIAVLTYNHTIFAWYAGTSNNALSLFPNDYLVWHVLKWGIENNYKLFDFGGAGKPDVEYGPREFKRRFGGKLVNYGRHVHIHSPLKKKITDYGLKVYQKIHL; encoded by the coding sequence ATGTATATCACATCTGACATAGATGATCAAAAATGGGATGAATATGTAAAAAACCATCCTTTTGGAAATATATTCCAAACGACATCAATGTACTATGTATACGAAAAGACTAAAAACTATTTCCCAATAAAACTTTGTGCTGTTAATGAAATCACAGGTAAAATTGAGGGTGTGTTAAACGGAGTAACAATATGTGAAATGACAGGTTTATTAGGTAAAACTTTATTAGGTGAATTTTCTACTCGTTCTATCATTGAAGGAGGACCCCTCGTTTCAGGTAACTCGATTGATTGCATATCAAAAATGGTAATTGAATATGATAAAAAAGTACAAAAAAAATCTGTTTATACGGAAACATGGAACTTCAATGATATGAAATCCTTACTTGATAAAGTAGAAAATTATGACTATGAGAACCATCTTAACTTTATTATAAATCTTGAATTATTGGAAGAAGATCTTTGGAGACAGCTTCATAGATCAAGAAGAAGAAATATCAATAAAGCAATTAGAGAAGGCATAGTAATTGAAGAGATAAATCACAGAAAAATGATACCTGTTTTTTATGACTTGGTAAAAGAGACCTATAAGAGAGCACGTATACCACTTGCAGACATTTCACTATTTGAGTCAGCATTTGATCAACTCGTACCAAAGAATATGGTAAAATTTTTTTTAGCAAAGCACGATGATATATATCTTAGTTCTATAGCTGTTTTAACATACAATCACACAATTTTCGCCTGGTATGCTGGAACTTCAAATAATGCATTATCGCTATTTCCTAATGATTACCTGGTGTGGCATGTTCTGAAATGGGGAATAGAAAACAATTATAAATTATTTGATTTTGGTGGAGCTGGTAAACCTGACGTGGAATATGGTCCGAGAGAATTCAAAAGACGATTTGGCGGAAAACTGGTTAATTATGGAAGACACGTTCATATCCATTCTCCTCTAAAGAAAAAAATCACAGATTATGGGTTAAAAGTGTACCAAAAAATCCATTTATGA
- a CDS encoding 6-bladed beta-propeller, producing MKSQKVKMFRTASICLTIFLLGSMSVSITHAESYKTDGLISNGQGTDNLQFSGPCDIVIDSSDNLYIVEKWNNRIQHIASNGDFITKWGSSGNSNGSFSSPTGIAIDSSGNVYIADSINNRIEKFSSDGKYITNWGSWGIGNGQFKYPLDAAIDSSGNVFVADSGNNRIQEFNSDGTFINQWGQPGDGNGQLKNPSHIAIDSSNNIYVIDDNNRVQKFSSDGSFITQWGSYGTGDNQFKGPSGITVDSSDNVYVTDYNNNRIAKFDNNGNFIVKWGEQGSGNGQLGNPCGVAIDLSGNVYVSEFGNYRIQKFTISSDDVSVTTHSEQPAEQPTEQPTEQPTSETEDPNIVNYVITKITNIFSNDGDVTIDSNNNNITGNNNVTVEQIGDGSKNNLSLGIKIGLGGLIGVSIYTIWRKKEKK from the coding sequence ATGAAATCTCAAAAAGTTAAAATGTTTAGGACAGCATCAATCTGCTTAACTATTTTCCTTCTTGGATCTATGAGTGTCTCTATTACGCACGCTGAGAGTTACAAGACTGATGGGTTAATTAGTAATGGGCAGGGTACTGACAATTTACAATTTAGTGGTCCGTGTGATATTGTGATAGATTCCTCTGACAATCTGTATATTGTTGAAAAGTGGAATAATCGTATTCAACATATTGCCAGTAATGGAGACTTCATAACTAAATGGGGTTCTTCAGGTAATAGTAATGGAAGTTTTTCTTCGCCAACAGGTATTGCAATAGATTCCTCAGGCAACGTTTATATTGCAGATAGCATTAACAACCGGATAGAAAAGTTCAGTAGTGATGGAAAATACATTACAAACTGGGGTTCTTGGGGTATCGGTAATGGGCAATTTAAATATCCACTAGACGCAGCTATAGACTCTTCAGGAAATGTGTTTGTTGCTGATTCAGGTAATAACAGAATACAGGAGTTTAATAGTGATGGTACTTTCATCAATCAGTGGGGTCAGCCTGGTGACGGAAATGGGCAATTAAAAAATCCATCCCATATAGCCATTGATTCTAGTAATAACATTTACGTGATTGATGACAATAATAGAGTTCAAAAATTTAGTAGTGACGGTAGTTTCATAACACAATGGGGTTCCTATGGTACCGGTGACAATCAATTTAAGGGTCCAAGTGGTATTACTGTAGATTCTTCCGACAATGTTTATGTCACTGACTATAATAATAATAGAATTGCAAAATTCGATAATAACGGCAACTTTATTGTGAAATGGGGAGAACAGGGCTCTGGCAATGGGCAACTTGGGAATCCGTGTGGTGTCGCAATAGATTTATCTGGAAATGTTTATGTCTCAGAATTTGGTAATTACCGCATTCAGAAGTTTACTATTTCCAGCGATGATGTCTCCGTTACTACTCATAGTGAACAGCCTGCTGAACAACCTACTGAACAGCCTACTGAGCAACCTACTTCTGAAACTGAAGATCCCAATATAGTCAATTATGTGATAACTAAGATAACAAATATATTTAGCAACGACGGTGACGTCACTATTGACAGTAATAATAATAATATTACAGGCAATAATAATGTCACAGTCGAGCAAATTGGAGATGGAAGCAAGAATAATCTCAGTTTGGGTATAAAAATAGGTTTGGGCGGTCTTATTGGTGTTTCAATTTATACGATTTGGAGAAAAAAAGAAAAAAAGTAA
- a CDS encoding chorismate--pyruvate lyase family protein, producing the protein MTNNILQHLPGGIVLEGDFLEKLKSLEIPTCLRVCCGTDGSVTFLLEIMTRKQVNVKTESQFVVKADKELADLLGVEEGSDVNDRTVRLYAGDTVLVHARSLSPLARMPQTMRDQLMRADIPIGRILRSHNLETRRDMVELEILEGELTFDGIPVLSRTYKIVHNNHVLMWINERFPIDARWKL; encoded by the coding sequence ATTACCAATAATATCCTGCAGCATTTACCTGGAGGTATCGTTCTGGAAGGAGATTTCCTTGAAAAACTGAAAAGCCTTGAGATTCCCACCTGCCTCCGGGTTTGCTGTGGGACCGACGGTTCCGTAACCTTTCTCCTCGAAATCATGACCCGAAAACAGGTCAACGTAAAAACCGAGTCTCAATTTGTAGTCAAAGCCGATAAGGAACTGGCTGACCTTCTCGGGGTAGAAGAAGGGAGTGACGTAAATGACAGGACAGTTCGCCTCTACGCCGGAGACACAGTTCTGGTCCATGCAAGGTCGCTCTCTCCCCTGGCACGTATGCCACAAACGATGAGGGACCAGCTTATGCGGGCAGACATTCCAATCGGCCGCATCCTGCGCTCCCACAACCTTGAGACCAGGCGAGATATGGTAGAACTCGAAATCCTTGAAGGCGAACTCACCTTTGATGGAATCCCTGTCCTTTCCCGTACCTACAAAATCGTCCACAACAACCATGTCCTCATGTGGATCAACGAGCGCTTCCCCATTGATGCGCGCTGGAAACTCTGA
- a CDS encoding DUF5611 family protein, which yields MQQYKLKRGFKPEPDRIYQVMQESFPVEISRNGDRFDTSYGAMSKITVWIENKMLCVETVSDTTVKDDETILQTNKAYRDFLFKATGYTAKERLKMAKKEVGEE from the coding sequence ATGCAGCAATACAAGTTAAAACGTGGCTTTAAACCTGAACCTGACAGAATATACCAGGTAATGCAGGAAAGCTTCCCTGTTGAAATCTCCCGGAACGGGGACCGCTTCGATACCTCATACGGGGCAATGTCCAAAATCACGGTCTGGATAGAGAACAAAATGCTCTGTGTGGAGACGGTTTCCGATACAACTGTAAAGGATGATGAAACGATCCTTCAGACCAACAAAGCCTACAGAGACTTTCTCTTTAAGGCTACCGGCTACACGGCAAAAGAGCGCCTGAAAATGGCGAAAAAGGAAGTCGGAGAGGAATAA
- a CDS encoding pyridoxamine 5'-phosphate oxidase family protein, with amino-acid sequence MVKLPADVKEALANQQVTSFVTSDKNGVPNVCLMGFVKARDDETIILANVFWKKTEANLKENPKAAISAYMPPMKAYQIKGNVELINDGPLMNEVYDWVASKMANLKPKGAALLHVEEIYSMSPGPNAGERIS; translated from the coding sequence ATGGTAAAACTTCCTGCAGATGTAAAAGAAGCACTTGCAAATCAACAGGTTACCTCATTTGTGACCTCAGATAAAAACGGAGTCCCAAATGTTTGTCTTATGGGTTTTGTAAAAGCAAGAGACGACGAAACTATCATTCTGGCAAATGTTTTCTGGAAAAAGACTGAAGCTAATTTGAAAGAAAATCCGAAAGCTGCTATCAGTGCTTACATGCCTCCGATGAAAGCTTACCAGATAAAGGGAAATGTGGAATTAATAAACGATGGTCCTCTCATGAATGAGGTTTACGACTGGGTCGCTTCCAAAATGGCAAACCTCAAACCCAAAGGAGCCGCCCTTCTCCATGTGGAAGAGATCTACAGTATGAGTCCTGGTCCTAACGCAGGGGAAAGGATTTCCTGA